A window of the Chionomys nivalis chromosome 25, mChiNiv1.1, whole genome shotgun sequence genome harbors these coding sequences:
- the Rab5b gene encoding ras-related protein Rab-5B, translating to MTSRSTARPNGQPQASKICQFKLVLLGESAVGKSSLVLRFVKGQFHEYQESTIGAAFLTQSVCLDDTTVKFEIWDTAGQERYHSLAPMYYRGAQAAIVVYDITNQETFARAKTWVKELQRQASPSIVIALAGNKADLANKRMVEYEEAQAYADDNSLLFMETSAKTAMNVNDLFLAIAKKLPKSEPQNLGGAAGRSRGVDLHEQSQQNKSQCCSN from the exons ATGACTAGCAGAAGTACAGCCAGGCCCAATGGGCAGCCCCAGGCCAGCAAAATATGCCAGTTCAAACTGGTCCTGCTGGGAGAGTCTGCAGTGGGGAAATCTAGCTTGGTGTTACGCTTTGTCAAAGGGCAGTTCCATGAGTACCAGGAAAGTACCATTGGAG CGGCCTTCCTTACCCAGTCTGTGTGTCTAGATGACACAACAGTCAAGTTTGAGATCTGGGACACGGCTGGGCAGGAGCGATACCACAGCCTAGCCCCCATGTACTACAGGGGTGCCCAGGCTGCAATTGTGGTTTATGATATTACTAATCAG GAAACTTTTGCCCGGGCAAAGACATGGGTAAAGGAACTACAGCGGCAAGCCAGCCCTAGCATTGTTATTGCCTTGGCAGGGAACAAAGCTGACCTTGCCAACAAGCGCATGGTGGAGTATGAA GAGGCTCAGGCATATGCAGATGACAACAGCTTATTATTTATGGAGACTTCAGCTAAGACTGCTATGAACGTGAATGACCTCTTCCTGGCAATAG CAAAGAAGTTGCCAAAGAGTGAACCCCAGAATCTGGGGGGTGCAGCAGGCCGGAGTCGAGGCGTGGATCTCCATGAGCAGTCCCAGCAGAACAAGAGCCAGTGTTGTAGCAACTGA